Proteins co-encoded in one Lates calcarifer isolate ASB-BC8 linkage group LG17, TLL_Latcal_v3, whole genome shotgun sequence genomic window:
- the LOC108881326 gene encoding kelch-like protein 23, whose translation MQSTAGVTVCCDMACKADSEQTPQSFRLTGLSEQMNKQKEDESILQVKDPEPVIPDATLQVEGESFYVNRQCLAHQSPYFRALFFGCGVESSRRKVEIKGVGLQHFRVLMEHSRTSRLALDRENVLGILETADFLQFERARLLCCKFLERELHLSNCLGMMAYAWQLGCTQLYTAARQVVLTHFAAIVAEEDFLSLPKETVAHLLASDDLAIHKDDLALEATLHWVSFDSKREEHFLELIELVRPESLSLSFITELLTRMKSSDPRAKLICKLNEHFPASWSVGRSMRRTRTRETLFVLGGPHDQEQQALYQFHPLSGRWQSCAPLQRKNLTQYSVAAVGDSVVVTGGYFRDVLWFSVDWVRIYECGNQRWVDGPALQKSRHSHCSIGMDSVLYVLGGSMDEGLVADVERLVLGSEEGWEGVCPMIRAVERAAAAALGSCIYVACGLDENGEVYSGVQRYAVKDDQWDVVSYSPFPRYDLVATELNGALFLFGGQTLRFDVETDEWTVLEEESLDRKFFCGCTTVSGQIYLVSERKSNKAFPNMVLMDPYIDTCIEVDDAIPCPVPLRGCVTMRMVT comes from the exons ATGCAGAGTACGGCTGGAGTGACTGTTTGCTGTGACATGGCCTGTAAAGCTGACTCTGAGCAGACACCTCAGAGCTTTAGGTTGACAGGTCTCTCAGAGCAGATGAACAAACAGAAGGAGGATGAATCAATTTTACAAGTGAAAGACCCTGAGCCTGTTATCCCTGATGCCACTCTGCAGGTAGAAGGTGAGAGCTTTTATGTCAACCGTCAGTGTCTGGCCCACCAGAGTCCTTACTTCAGGGCTCTGTTCTTTGGCTGTGGCGTAGAGAGCAGCAGAAGGAAGGTTGAAATTAAAGGTGTGGGTCTGCAGCATTTCAGGGTCTTGATGGAGCACAGCAGGACGTCCAGGCTGGCTTTGGACCGAGAAAACGTTCTGGGGATCCTTGAGACCGCAGACTTCCTCCAGTTTGAGCGAGCCAGGCTGCTGTGCTGCAAGTTCCTGGAGCGTGAGCTGCACCTCAGTAATTGTTTGGGAATGATGGCTTATGCCTGGCAGCTGGGCTGCACGCAGCTCTACACCGCAGCACGACAGGTGGTGCTCACACACTTTGCTGCTATCGTCGCTGAGGAGGACTTCCTGTCCTTACCTAAGGAGACCGTAGCACATCTTCTCGCCAGTGATGACCTGGCCATCCATAAGGACGACCTGGCCCTGGAGGCCACCCTACACTGGGTGTCATTCGACTCTAAACGAGAAGAACACTTCCTGGAGCTCATCGAGCTGGTGAGGCCTGAGTCTCTCTCTTTATCGTTTATCACTGAACTTTTGACCAGAATGAAAAGCTCTGACCCCAGAGCCAAGCTCATCTGCAAGCTGAATGAACATTTCCCAGCATCTTGGTCAGTGGGCAGGTCAATGAggaggaccaggaccagagAGACCCTCTTTGTCCTGGGTGGGCCTCACGATCAGGAGCAACAGGCGCTGTACCAGTTTCACCCGCTCAGTGGTAGATGGCAGAGCTGTGCaccactgcagaggaagaatCTCACACAGTACTCAGTAGCTGCAGTAG GAGACAGTGTGGTTGTGACGGGGGGCTACTTCCGGGATGTGCTGTGGTTCAGTGTGGACTGGGTCAGGATATACGAATGTGGGAACCAGCGCTGGGTGGATGGACCAGCCCTGCAGAAGTCCAGACACAGCCATTGCTCCATAGGGATGGactctgtactgtatgtcctgGGCGGCAGTATGGATGAGGGGCTCGTGGCTGATGTAGAAAGGCTGGTCCTGGGGTcagaggaggggtgggagggggtcTGCCCCATGATTAGAGCAGTGGAGagggcagctgctgctgctctgggaTCGTGCATCTATGTGGCATGTGGCCTGGATGAAAACGGGGAGGTGTACAGTGGAGTTCAGAGGTATGCGGTGAAAGACGATCAGTGGGATGTGGTCTCCTATTCTCCATTTCCACG GTATGACCTGGTTGCCACTGAGCTCAATGGTGCCCTCTTCCTGTTCGGAGGCCAAACCTTACGTTTTGACGTGGAGACAGATGAGTGGACTGTGCTGGAAGAGGAATCTCTGGACAGGAAGTTCTTCTGTGGCTGCACCACAGTCAGCGGCCAGATATACCTGGTCAGTGAGAGGAAGAGTAACAAAGCATTCCCAAACATGGTGCTGATGGACCCTTACATAGACACTTGCATTGAGGTAGATGATGCCATACCCTGCCCTGTGCCACTCCGGGGGTGTGTCACCATGAGAATGGTCACGTGA
- the cers4a gene encoding ceramide synthase 4a isoform X3 produces MMETLLNEWLLHEDYWLPPGNRWQDIQIDEKEGRFPIPRDLIYTLPLALAFIALRYVFERLVAVPFSRYLGVRDRIRIRAASIPKLETFYKQSSRQPSQSEVVSLGKQCGLSQRKIQTWFRHRRNQDRPSNTKKFCEASWRFVFYLVAFTAGLGSLINTPWFWDHTECWREYPNQPVAEAHYWYYILELGFYLSLLMCVSVDVKRKDFKEQVIHHIATIFLVGFSYCSNYVRIGTVVMLVHDSSDFLLESAKMFHYAGWTRTCDSLFVIFALVFLITRLVVFPGRVIYSTLVVSQEFFKPFFGYYFFNTLLLVLQALHIFWAYLILRMVYKFVFLGKVERDERSDEESEVDDEEEEPEEEGDECSWEQRKGAINSKLASLANNCVLNNLTNQRNINSRLPKAR; encoded by the exons at GATGGAGACCCTGCTAAACGAGTGGCTATTGCATGAGGACTACTGGCTTCCCCCCGGTAACCGCTGGCAGGACATTCAGATCGATGAGAAGGAAGGCCGCTTTCCCATACCGAGGGACCTCATCTACACCTTGCCGCTGGCCCTCGCCTTTATAGCCCTCAGATATGTCTTTGAGAG gCTCGTCGCTGTCCCATTCAGCAGATATTTAGGTGTGAGGGATCGGATTCGGATTCGAGCCGCTTCCATCCCGAAGCTGGAGACCTTCTACAAACAGAGCAGTCGACAACCATCGCAA AGTGAGGTGGTGAGCTTGGGGAAGCAGTGCGGACTCTCACAGAGAAAAATCCAGACCTGGTTCAGACACAGAAGGAACCAGGATCGACCCAGCAACACCAAAAAATTCTGCGAGGCCTc TTGGCGGTTTGTCTTCTACCTTGTAGCGTTCACAGCCGGGCTTGGCTCTTTGATTAAT ACTCCATGGTTCTGGGATCACACAGAGTGTTGGAGGGAATATCCCAACCAG CCCGTGGCAGAGGCTCATTACTGGTACTACATCCTGGAACTGGGCTTCTATTTGTCACTGCTCATGTGCGTCTCTGTGGATGTCAAGCGAAAA GATTTCAAGGAGCAGGTAATTCATCACATTGCCACCATATTCCTTGTCGGTTTCTCCTACTGTTCCAACTATGTGAGGATTGGCACTGTGGTGATGCTGGTGCATGACTCTTCTGACTTCCTTCTTGAG TCTGCCAAGATGTTTCACTATGCCGGCTGGACGAGGACATGTGACTCATTGTTTGTCATCTTCGCTCTCGTCTTCCTCATCACAAGGCTGGTGGTGTTTCCTGGCCG AGTGATCTACTCAACCCTGGTGGTGTCTCAAGAATTCTTTAAGCCCTTCTTTGGTTATTATTTCTTCAATACCCTGCTGTTAGTGCTGCAAGCCCTGCACATCTTCTGGGCATATCTCATCCTGCGCATGGTCTACAAGTTTGTGTTCTTGGGCAAG GTCGAGCGGGATGAACGCAGCGATGAGGAGAGTGAGGTGGAcgatgaagaggaggagcctGAGGAAGAAGGGGACGAGTGCAGCTGGGAGCAAAGGAAGGGTGCGATTAACTCCAAACTAGCATCACTGGCTAACAACTGTGTCCTGAACAACCTGACCAACCAGAGGAATATAAACAGCAGACTGCCCAAAGCCAGATAG
- the cers4a gene encoding ceramide synthase 4a isoform X1, with the protein MMMVMVMTAPLSALSRSRLRQTRSSSLYCRCNASHPHHRSADRMETLLNEWLLHEDYWLPPGNRWQDIQIDEKEGRFPIPRDLIYTLPLALAFIALRYVFERLVAVPFSRYLGVRDRIRIRAASIPKLETFYKQSSRQPSQSEVVSLGKQCGLSQRKIQTWFRHRRNQDRPSNTKKFCEASWRFVFYLVAFTAGLGSLINTPWFWDHTECWREYPNQPVAEAHYWYYILELGFYLSLLMCVSVDVKRKDFKEQVIHHIATIFLVGFSYCSNYVRIGTVVMLVHDSSDFLLESAKMFHYAGWTRTCDSLFVIFALVFLITRLVVFPGRVIYSTLVVSQEFFKPFFGYYFFNTLLLVLQALHIFWAYLILRMVYKFVFLGKVERDERSDEESEVDDEEEEPEEEGDECSWEQRKGAINSKLASLANNCVLNNLTNQRNINSRLPKAR; encoded by the exons atgatgatggtgatggtgatgacagCGCCTCTCTCCGCCCTCAGCAGGAGCAGGTTGCGTCAAACAcgctcctcctctctctattGCCGCTGTAACGCTTCCCATCCCCATCACAGGAGCGCGGACAG GATGGAGACCCTGCTAAACGAGTGGCTATTGCATGAGGACTACTGGCTTCCCCCCGGTAACCGCTGGCAGGACATTCAGATCGATGAGAAGGAAGGCCGCTTTCCCATACCGAGGGACCTCATCTACACCTTGCCGCTGGCCCTCGCCTTTATAGCCCTCAGATATGTCTTTGAGAG gCTCGTCGCTGTCCCATTCAGCAGATATTTAGGTGTGAGGGATCGGATTCGGATTCGAGCCGCTTCCATCCCGAAGCTGGAGACCTTCTACAAACAGAGCAGTCGACAACCATCGCAA AGTGAGGTGGTGAGCTTGGGGAAGCAGTGCGGACTCTCACAGAGAAAAATCCAGACCTGGTTCAGACACAGAAGGAACCAGGATCGACCCAGCAACACCAAAAAATTCTGCGAGGCCTc TTGGCGGTTTGTCTTCTACCTTGTAGCGTTCACAGCCGGGCTTGGCTCTTTGATTAAT ACTCCATGGTTCTGGGATCACACAGAGTGTTGGAGGGAATATCCCAACCAG CCCGTGGCAGAGGCTCATTACTGGTACTACATCCTGGAACTGGGCTTCTATTTGTCACTGCTCATGTGCGTCTCTGTGGATGTCAAGCGAAAA GATTTCAAGGAGCAGGTAATTCATCACATTGCCACCATATTCCTTGTCGGTTTCTCCTACTGTTCCAACTATGTGAGGATTGGCACTGTGGTGATGCTGGTGCATGACTCTTCTGACTTCCTTCTTGAG TCTGCCAAGATGTTTCACTATGCCGGCTGGACGAGGACATGTGACTCATTGTTTGTCATCTTCGCTCTCGTCTTCCTCATCACAAGGCTGGTGGTGTTTCCTGGCCG AGTGATCTACTCAACCCTGGTGGTGTCTCAAGAATTCTTTAAGCCCTTCTTTGGTTATTATTTCTTCAATACCCTGCTGTTAGTGCTGCAAGCCCTGCACATCTTCTGGGCATATCTCATCCTGCGCATGGTCTACAAGTTTGTGTTCTTGGGCAAG GTCGAGCGGGATGAACGCAGCGATGAGGAGAGTGAGGTGGAcgatgaagaggaggagcctGAGGAAGAAGGGGACGAGTGCAGCTGGGAGCAAAGGAAGGGTGCGATTAACTCCAAACTAGCATCACTGGCTAACAACTGTGTCCTGAACAACCTGACCAACCAGAGGAATATAAACAGCAGACTGCCCAAAGCCAGATAG
- the lsm7 gene encoding U6 snRNA-associated Sm-like protein LSm7, translating into MADKEKKKKESIFDLSKYIDKPIRVKFQGGREASGVLKGFDPLLNLVLDGTIEYMRDPDDQLKLTEDTRQLGLVVCRGTSVVLICPQDGMEAIPNPFIQQQDG; encoded by the exons ATGGCG gataaagagaagaagaaaaaggagagcaTCTTCGACTTGTCAAAATACATCGACAAGCCGATTCGTGTGAAGTTTCAAGGAGGACGAGAGG CCAGCGGTGTCCTAAAAGGCTTTGATCCTCTGCTGAACCTGGTGCTGGACGGCACAATCGAGTATATGCGTG ATCCTGATGACCAGCTGAAGCTGACAGAAGACACCAGGCAGCTGGGGCTGGTGGTCTGCAGAGGAACCTCCGTAGTGCTGATCTGTCCTCAGGACGGCATGGAGGCCATACCAAACCCGTTCATACAGCAGCAGGAcggctaa